In the Oncorhynchus nerka isolate Pitt River linkage group LG2, Oner_Uvic_2.0, whole genome shotgun sequence genome, one interval contains:
- the LOC115140026 gene encoding ras-related protein rab7-like, which translates to MTSRKKVLLKVIILGDSGVGKTSLMNQYVNRKFSNQYKATIGADFLTKEVMVDDRLVTMQIWDTAGQERFQSLGVAFYRGADCCVLVFDVTAPNTFKTLDSWRDEFLIQASPRDPENFPFVVLGNKIDLENRQVTTKRAQAWCQSKDNIPYFETSAKEAINVEQAFQTIARNALKQETEVELYNEFPEPIKLDRNDRAKPSAEACSC; encoded by the exons ATGACGTCCAGGAAGAAAGTGCTCCTGAAAGTCATCATCCTTGGGGATTCTGG agTTGGGAAGACCTCCCTGATGAACCAGTATGTGAATAGGAAGTTCAGTAACCAGTACAAAGCCACAATAGGAGCTGACTTCCTGACCAAGGAGGTGATGGTGGACGATCGGCTCGTCACAATGCAG ATCTGGGACACGGCAGGGCAGGAGAGGTTCCAGTCTCTGGGTGTGGCGTTCTACCGCGGGGCAGACTGCTGTGTGCTGGTGTTTGATGTGACTGCTCCTAACACCTTCAAGACTCTAGACAGCTGGAGGGACGAGTTCCTCATCCAGGCCAGTCCCAGGGACCCCGAGAACTTCCCCTTTGTGGTGCTAGGCAACAAGATCGACCTGGAGAACAGACAG GTGACGACCAAGCGAGCTCAGGCATGGTGTCAGAGTAAGGACAACATCCCCTACTTTGAGACCAGTGCTAAGGAGGCCATCAACGTAGAGCAGGCCTTCCAGACCATCGCACGCAATGCCCTCAAACAG GAGACTGAGGTGGAGCTGTATAATGAATTCCCGGAACCCATAAAGCTGGACAGGAATGATCGAGCAAAGCCTTCAGCAGAGGCCTGCAGCTGCTGA